One window of Camelina sativa cultivar DH55 chromosome 4, Cs, whole genome shotgun sequence genomic DNA carries:
- the LOC104782043 gene encoding uncharacterized protein LOC104782043 produces the protein MATGSTDPPRSPSSGVLQKLLLVFFVCIAASTYKAIQPPPSKLCGSPDGPSITGPRIKLRDGRHLSYKEQGVPRDEATHRIVVVHGSDSCRHDNAFAALLSPEIKEGLGVYMVSFDRPGYGESDPDPNRTPKSLALDVEELADQLSLGSKFYVIGYSMGGQATWACLKYIPHRLAGVTLVAPVVNYWWKNFPSDLSTEVYYQQARNDQWAVRVAHYAPWLTHWWNSQEWFHGSSVVARNLGMLSKADKEIMSKLGAARRPHEAQIRQQGTHETLHRDMIVGFGTWEFDPMELENLFPNNEGSVHLWQGDDDVLVPVTLQRYIAQKLPWIQYHEIPGAGHLFPFAPGMVNNIVKTLLTNDEVKNRN, from the exons GTGTTCTTCAgaagttgttgttggtgttcttTGTCTGTATAGCTGCTTCGACTTATAAGGCGATCCAGCCTCCTCCATCGAAGCTATGTGGCTCTCCTGATGGTCCATCCATCACAGGACCAAGGATTAAGCTTAGAGACGGAAGGCATTTATCTTACAAAGAGCAAGGAGTTCCAAGAGATGAAGCTACCCATAGAATCGTCGTTGTCCATGGATCTGACAGTTGCAGGCACGATAATGCTTTCGCAGCTCTACTATCACCG GAAATAAAAGAAGGACTAGGTGTGTATATGGTTTCATTTGATAGACCTGGTTATGGAGAGAGTGATCCTGACCCAAACCGTACTCCCAAAAGCTTGGCTTTGGACGTAGAAGAGCTTGCTGATCAGTTGAGTCTAGGCTCTAAATTCTATGTCATCGGGTACTCGATGGGTGGACAAGCCACATGGGCATGCCTTAAGTACATTCCTCACAG GTTGGCTGGAGTAACACTTGTCGCTCCAGTGGTGAACTATTGGTGGAAGAACTTTCCATCAGACTTATCAACCGAGGTTTATTACCAGCAAGCGAGAAATGACCAATGGGCGGTTCGTGTTGCACACTATGCTCCTTGGCTTACTCATTGGTGGAACTCACAGGAGTGGTTCCATGGATCAAGTGTTGTGGCCCGAAATCTCGGTATGTTGTCCAAAGCAGACAAAGAGATCATGTCTAAGCTCGGTGCTGCAAGAAGGCCACATgag GCACAAATAAGGCAACAAGGAACACACGAGACATTGCACCGTGACATGATTGTTGGATTTGGAACTTGGGAATTCGATCCAATGGAACTCGAGAATCTGTTTCCGAACAATGAAGGATCAGTGCACTTGTGGCAGGGAGATGATGATGTGCTTGTCCCTGTGACTCTGCAACGTTACATTGCGCAGAAGCTGCCATGGATCCAATACCATGAGATTCCTGGAGCTGGGCATTTGTTCCCTTTCGCTCCAGGTATGGTTAATAACATTGTTAAGACTCTCTTAACCAACGATGAAGTCAAGAACAGGAACTAA